gggtttggggttcttggctggggttttgggggagttctgtggggttttgaggagtttggggggattttgggggtttttgggtgtttggagggattttgggagggtttcgggggggttttggggggttcctgggggattttgggggggttttggggtccttgagtggagttttggggggagctgggggggtttggggggttttttggggggtttgggaggggatttgggggtctctggtggttctttgggagggttttggggggtcttgaggggtttgggggtctctgatggggtttgggggggtttgaggtCCTTGagtggagatttgggggggttttggggggtccttgagggattttggggggggtttgggggtctctcAGTGGGGTTTTagggagtttttggggtgtcttgaggggatttgggggcctTTGGGGTCTCTAAGTGGAGttctgggggtgttttggggggtcctggtggaGTTTGGGAGTCTCTGAGTGGGGtttgggcaattttgggggttctagagggatttgggaggtttggggctttttgggggggtttggggtctcttaGTGGAGTTCtaggtgggttttggggggtcctggtgagtttgggggtctctgagtggggtttggggggtttgagggtCTTTGGgtggagttttgggggggaactggggggtttttggggggttggggtggggatctgggggtctctggtggttctttgggagggttttgggggatcctgaggggtggggggggtctCTGATGGAGTTTGGGGGGGAGTTGTGGTCCTTGAGTgcagttttggggggtcctgggcggatttgggggggctttggggtcGTAGagtggagatttgggggggtttgggaggtcctggggggattttgggggtccagggggggtttggggaatttttggggtccctgagtgcagttttgggggtgttggggaaaaaaatcgaaaaaagattttaaaaatgggaaaaaatagaaaaaaatgaggaaaaaaggggaaaaataaaaaataatgggaaaaatggaggaaatttttttttaaaaaaaggaaaaaaatgagaaaaaaatagaaaaaatgggaaaaaacattgggaaaaaaaagagaaaaaaaagagaaaaaatagaaaaaaggggaaaaatcggaaaaaaaataggaaaaaattgggggaaaaaaatttaaaaatgagggaaaaaatcgAAAgaatctagaaaaaaaatgagaaaaaaatagaaaaaaggaaaaaaatgggggaaaaaggaaaaaatgggggataaaataaaaaaaatgggaaaaaatcgaaaaaaattagaaaaaaatcgcaaaaaattggggaaaaaatcgaaaaaaattgggaaaaatcgaaaaaaaattagaaaaaaaaaatcgaaaataatgggggaaaaaatcgaaaaaataggggaaaataATCgagaaaattggggaaaaaataggaaaaaaatagaaaaaagggaaaaaattaaaaatcggGAAAAATCgggtaaaaatagaaaatatggaaagaaaatccaaaaaaattggggaaaaaatcgaaaaaaatttgggaaaaaaatgggggaaaagagaaaaaaatagaaaaaaaaatcgaaaaaaatttgggaaataaatcgaaaaaaaattagaaaaaatctggaaaaattgggaaaacatcgaaaaaaattagaaaagaatctgaaaaaattgggaaaaggaaaaaaatcggaaaaaaattgacaaaaaaatcagaaaaaaaagtctaaaaagaggagaaaaattgaggaaaaatctaaaaatattggggaaaaaagctaaaaaaatatttttaaaaataaaaaaaatttaaaaatattaaaaaatgagaaaaaaagagaaaattgaaaatttaaaaaaaaagaaaaaatcgaaaaaattcaaaaaaatcgaaaaatatttcaaaaattgaaaaaatagaaaaaaggatATAACTGGAAAAAATcggaaaaaatgggggaaaaattttaaagattggggaaaaatcaaaaaaatagaaaaaaattagaaaaaattgaaaaaaattagaaaaaatataaaaaaaggaaaaaaatctgaaaaaataggaaaaaatgggggataaaataaaaaaaatttgggaaaaatcgaaaaaataggaaaaaaatttgaaaaaacagaaaaaaatcgggaaaaaatagaacaaaaaaagagaaaaaatagaaaaaaaagggaaaaagaatcGAAAAAAGTTCGTAAAAGCTTCCCGAATGTTCCGTTCGCAGCTGATCCGCACAACACCGCTGAACCCCCGCAGAAATTCCATTTTCGGCTTCCACCCACACGGGGTCCTGGCCGCGGGGGCGTTTGGGAATTTCTGCACCGAGGCCACCGGGTTCGGGGCTCTGTtcccggggctgcggccgcacctgctcaccctgccctgctggttCCGCCTCCCGCTCTGCCGGGAGTGAGACATGGCAGGAGGTgagatgggaaaaataaatatatttatagtggaggaaaagaaaaaataaaaaagaaaaaaaaagaaaaaaatttaaaaagagaggaaagaggaaggaaaaggaaaaaaaagaaaaaagaaaaggaaaaaaaccaaagaaaataaaagaaatggaaaaaaaagaaaaaacgggaaaaaaagaaaggaaagagaaaaggaaagaaaaggcaaaaaaaagaaaaagaaaaagagaacaggaaaaggaaaagaaagaaaaaatacaaaaaagatatataaaaagaaaaaggagaaaaagaaaaggaaaaggaaaaagaaaagaaaacaaagaaaaggaaaagaaaaagataaaagaaaagaaaaaaaaataaaaaataaatccgaaaaaatctccccaaaaaatccctgaaaattcctttaaaaataacaaaaaatccccccgaaaatcctcccaaaaaatccccaaaaattcctttaaaaatcccaaaaaatacccccCCACAAATAATCACCAAAACATTgcagaaaaatccctaaaaattccttttaaaattcttccaaaaatccccataaaaattcctaaaaattcctttaaaaaatcccaaaatagccccaaaattcccctcctgcccctgtcctgctggTTCCGCCTCCCGTTCTGCCGGGAGAGAGCCATAGCAGGAGGccagtggggaaaaataaatatatttataggggaaggaaagaaaaaaacccaaaaaaattaaagaaaaaaaaaaagggaaaaaaagaaaggaaaggaaaaaaaagaaaacgaaaaagagaaaaaggaaaaaggaaaaaagaaaaggaaagaaaagaaaaagaaaaaagaaaagaaaaagaaaaaaagaaaaggaaaagaacaaagaaaagaaaaagaaaaaaaaaaaagaaaaagaaaaaaagaagaaaaaagaaaaaaaagtccaaaaaaaaaaaaaaatccctgaaaattcctttcaaaaaaaaaatccccccgaatatccccccaaaaaatccccaaaaattcatttaaaaatgccaaacaatcacccccaaaataaaaaaaaaccctccaaaaaatcacagaaaaatccccccaaaaattcccctaaaaatcacattaaaaatctcccccaaaatccccaaatccccaaaaagcccccaaattcccctcctgcccctgccctgctggctctgcctcccGCTCTGCTGGGAGTgagccatggcaggaggtgagaggggaaaaataaataaatgtttattagggggagagaaagaataaaagaaaaaaaaagaaaaaaaaaagggaaaaaaaagagaataaaaagaaaggaaagagaaaaggaaagaaaagaaaaggggaaaaaggaaaaagaaaaaagaaaaggaagaaaaaaaataaaggaaagagaaaaggaaagaaaaggaaaaaaaaagaaaacttaaaggaaaaggaatagaaaaagaaaaaagtacaaaaaaggaaaagaaaaaaaaagaaaaaaattacaaaataaatccccccaaaaaagtctccctaaaaattcctttaaaaataaaaaaaattccccctaaaatccccccaaaatatcccaaaaatcccccaaaaaatcgcaaaaaaaagccttaaaaattactttaaaagtaatttttagaaagcccccaaaagccccaaaattcccctcctgcccctgccctgctggctccgcCTCCCGCTCTGCCAGGAGTGAGCCATGGCAGAaggtgagaggggaaaaaatatttatggggtggggggggaagaaaaagaaaagaaaagaaaagaaaagaaaagaaaagaaaagaaaagaaaagaaaagaaaagaaaagaaaagaaaagaaaagaaaagaaaagaaaagaaaagaaaagtaaaggaaagaaaagaaaaaagtaagaaaagagaaaaaagagaaaaaaaaacaaaaatgaaaaaagaaaagagaagagaaaaaaaagaaaaaataaagagaaaggaaaagaagaaaaaaaaagtgaaggaaaagaaaaaggaaaagaaaaaaaaagaaaggaaaaggaaaacaaacatttaaaaaagaaaaagagaaaaaaatagaaaaataaattaaaaaaaagaaaaaaggggaaagaaaataacccaataaaatccctcaaaatgtgcaaaaaaaataaaaaacataaatgcaaaaaaaatccccaaaaaattccccgaaaaaatccccaaaattcttttaaaaatccctaaaaataaaaaaatcccaaaaaatccctcataattccccccaaaattgcaaaaaattccccccaaaattctgattttttcccccataaattctgatttttttcccccgtaatttcagaaattacttcctcagaaattctgattttttccaccataaattccctttttaatttgatttttcccccATACATTCTgagttttttccccataaattctgaatttttcccccataaattctgattctttttcctcataaattctgaatttttcctcataaattccctttttaaaatatttttccccaaaagattcagattttttccccataaattctgattttttccccataaatccTGAActttttccccataaattctgattttttccccataaattcccatttattttcccataattccagatatttttccccataaattctgttttttttccccatcatcCCAGcaatttttaaccctttcaaTTCCGTTTTCTACCCAGTTTTAGTGTCCTCAGAACCCTCCAGCCTCGAacataattctgaatttttcccccataaattcctttctttaaaaaatttttccccataattccagatattttccccataattccagatattttccccataaattcccatttattttcccaaaaaatctgattttttttccccataaattgtgattttttccccataaattcccatttattttcttataattccagatatttttccccataaattctgaggttttttcccaTGATCCCAGCtatttttaaccctttaaattccattttctgcacAGGTTTGGTGTCCTCAGAAccctccagcctggagcatttgctgtcccagcccagggggGGCGAGGTCGCCGTGATCGCCCTGGGGGGACCCCCCGAGTCCCTGGAGGCGCAGCCAGGGGcgctcaggctgcagctgctcagcaggatgGGATTCGTCAGGATTGGCCTCAAATTTGGGtaatttgggacattttggggggtttggggtaatttttggggttttgaaaaaaatcgcaaaaaaaccccccaaaaaatcgcaaaaaaatcgctgaaatcaaaaaaaaaatccctaaaggTTGCCCAAAAATTTCTCTAGAAATCacaaaaactgtaaaatatttctcttaaaagttctctaaaaaaatctcccaaaatttcctaaaaaatttaaaaaacattccaATAAAATTcgctgaaaaaaatccccccaaaatcccaaaaaattctgaaaactcTTTGCTAAAggattcccccaaaatctcccaaaaattcccaagaaatcctaaaaaatgcccaaaaatatcccagaaaaaaacccccaaaaattcctaaaatatgccccaaaaatgccaaaaaattcccaaaatattccccaaaattaagaaaaaaattcccaaaaattccccaaaaatccctaaaaaccccccaaaatattccccaaaattaagaaaaaaattcccaaaaattccccaaaaatccctaaaaaccccccaaaaaactccaaaaaaaatccccaaaaatccccaaatcctcccaagGATTTACCTCCagtttgggtcattttgggtcattttggaggatttgggaaCCCCCCGAGTCCCTGGAGGCGCAGCCGGGGGcgctcaggctgcagctgctcagcaggacTGGATTGGTCAGGATTGggctgaaattttgggaatttgggtcaATTTGGGCATTTTTGAGgtttctaaaaaaatcccccccaaaatcgccaaaaaaaaaatcgctgaaattgcaaaaaaaaattcctcaaaaaatcacaaaaattgtaaaaatattgtcttaaaagttctctaaaaaactcccccaaaattcccaaaaaaataaaaaaattccaaataattttgctaaaaaattccccccaaaatcacaaaaaaatccaaaaactcTTCGCTAAAagattccccccaaaattcccaagaaatcctaaaaaatacaaaaaaaaatcccagaaaaaaataccaataaatccctaaaaattccaccaaaaattaaaaaataaatccccaaatatcccccaaaatgaagaaaaaacttcccaaaaaaatccataaaaattcccaaaaaaatcccaaaaaacgCACCCATGGCCTTGAGCCAACAGCAAGAATGAACGGCcgccctgctggcagtgctgctttttTGCACCGATTTATTGTCAATTGACATTGCTGAAGAGCAGCACTAGTGGCATTAACTTCCTTTGCAAGCCAGCAGCCAAGCTTGTTTACAGAAGCCAAGGAGTGAGCGGTACCAATTGCTGGTATTAAGCACACAAAGTCCCCAGCGTATCTAGTTCCTGTGGCTGCGAGGACAAAGCTGGAAAGTCATGCATCCTTCTCAGATCCTTGTACCATGTCTCATCCCATCCTGCAGGTCTTTTGCCAGGTGTCCTGGCACCACCACCTGGGCTGCAAtatccctggggctgtgcagttTTGCTGCACGCTCTCATTGTACAGCTTACCAAAACGCTTCTCACCAGTGGGGACCCCACCAAGCACGTGTGAAAGGGATCACCAGGGGCTGTCATAGAGATGCACACAGGATCAGTGTGAGCAGCATTTGCAGGGTGATCCATACGTTTGTGCCAGCCAGTGTAGGGGGTAAGACACTTGCAGTGCTTTCATCAATCAGGATGATGCAACAAATGGTTGCACACACTGTGAAGTAACCCATTTCACATGGTGACCTGTGGAGACACAAGCATAATCACTTTCCCCACATTAACAAGTCCACAGGTCCTGCCCACTGCCCTGTTACTGGGTCCTTTACCATCACCAGAGCCAGGGACAAGCCTTTGTATCAAAAGAATATTGCC
This genomic interval from Catharus ustulatus isolate bCatUst1 unplaced genomic scaffold, bCatUst1.pri.v2 scaffold_97_arrow_ctg1, whole genome shotgun sequence contains the following:
- the LOC117011590 gene encoding uncharacterized protein LOC117011590; the encoded protein is MTADVDLALKLKNVEPPSSPCAVSPRAAVPALFALALRGPLWLPALLYGLWLLADRDTPRRGGRPCAWVRAWPVWRHFRDYFPVSLIRTTPLNPRRNSIFGFHPHGVLAAGAFGNFCTEATGFGALFPGLRPHLLTLPCWFGVLRTLQPGAFAVPAQGGRGRRDRPGGTPRVPGGAARGAQAAAAQQDGIRQDWPQIWVFCQVSWHHHLGCNIPGAVQFCCTLSLYSLPKRFSPVGTPPSTCERDHQGLS